One window of the Zea mays cultivar B73 chromosome 3, Zm-B73-REFERENCE-NAM-5.0, whole genome shotgun sequence genome contains the following:
- the LOC100194255 gene encoding uncharacterized LOC100194255 — protein sequence MDAEWSGDESKAGAAGGVSSADCPSSPPPVSPAPPSTSPAATGAGRRRSANKRVVTVPLADVSGPRPKGVGEGNTPTDAWAWRKYGQKPIKGSPFPRAYYRCSSSKGCPARKQVERSRAEPDKVIVTYSFEHSHSEAMAAARAQNRQAPKPKPAQPQPVPPESPSSGSHDVAAAATVVCAPAAAETEAGAAAVEVHDEFRWLYDGVSVTSSASPPDVEAADEMLYGAMFFGAPPAPLPDEFGDVGGLFDGEGGEEDAMFAGLGELPECAMVFRRHAGDGISVAGRVK from the exons ATGGACGCCGAGTGGAGCGGCGACGAGAGCAAGGCTGGCGCTGCGGGCGGAGTTTCGTCGGCTGATTGCCCAAGTTCGCCACCGCCGGTGTCGCCGGCGCCACCGTCCACGTCGCCAGCTGCTACCGGTGCCGGGAGGAGGCGGTCGGCGAACAAGCGGGTGGTCACCGTGCCGCTGGCGGACGTCAGTGGCCCACGGCCCAAGGGCGTCGGCGAGGGCAACACGCCGACGGACGCGTGGGCGTGGCGCAAGTACGGCCAGAAGCCCATCAAGGGCTCGCCTTTTCCGAG GGCTTACTACAGGTGCAGCAGCTCCAAGGGGTGCCCGGCCAGGAAGCAGGTGGAGCGGAGCAGGGCGGAGCCGGACAAGGTGATCGTCACGTACTCGTTCGAGCACAGCCACTCGGAGGCCATGGCGGCGGCGAGGGCGCAGAACCGCCAGGCCCCGAAGCCAAAGCCGGCCCAGCCACAGCCAGTCCCGCCGGAGTCCCCGTCATCCGGCAGCCACGACGTCGCTGCCGCTGCCACGGTCGTCTGCGCGCCTGCTGCGGCCGAGACCgaggccggcgcggcggccgTCGAGGTGCACGACGAGTTCAGGTGGCTCTACGACGGCGTGTCCGTCACCTCCTCGGCGTCCCCACCGGACGTCGAGGCGGCGGACGAGATGCTGTACGGGGCGATGTTCTTCGGCGCCCCGCCCGCGCCCCTCCCCGACGAGTTCGGCGACGTCGGCGGGCTGTTCGACGGAGAAGGGGGCGAGGAGGACGCCATGTTCGCGGGTCTCGGCGAGCTGCCCGAGTGCGCCATGGTGTTCCGGCGGCACGCCGGCGACGGGATTTCGGTGGCAGGCCGGGTGAAGTGA